Proteins found in one Brachyspira murdochii DSM 12563 genomic segment:
- the mglA gene encoding galactose/methyl galactoside ABC transporter ATP-binding protein MglA, producing MDNKKIVLEMKGISKSFPGVKALDDVKLTVREGEVVALMGENGAGKSTLMKCLFGIYRKDSGEIYLDGKEVNFTSPKQALNNGVAMVHQELNQVRQRNIQDNIWLGKYPTKMGVIIDEKKMYDDTKAIFDDLEIPLDPRTKVSTLSVSEMQMVEIAKAVSYNSKILVLDEPTSSLTEKEVAKLFKIIKKLQSRGVGMIYISHKMEEILQISDEVTIMRDGKYVATTPSKELTTDMIIKQMVGRDLTNRFPEKTNTPAENILEIKDFTAFYQPSLKDVNFNVRKGEVFGIAGLVGAKRTEVLESIFGMRTLSSGHVIKMGQEVNNSSTRRAIKNGFALVTEERRQTGIFSMLSINFNSTIANIDHYKNKFGFLDNKKMHEDTKWVIDSMQVKTPSEKTAIQSLSGGNQQKVILGRWLLSKPDILMLDEPTRGIDVGAKYDIYRLIIDLATVGKAVIVVSSEMPELLGITDRIMVMSNGRVAGIVETKNTNQEEIMALSAKYL from the coding sequence ATGGATAATAAAAAGATTGTTCTTGAAATGAAAGGTATTTCAAAGTCTTTTCCCGGTGTTAAAGCATTAGATGATGTTAAGCTCACTGTAAGAGAGGGAGAAGTAGTAGCTCTTATGGGTGAAAATGGAGCTGGTAAATCTACTTTAATGAAATGTTTGTTTGGTATATACCGCAAAGACAGCGGAGAAATATATTTAGACGGCAAAGAAGTTAATTTTACATCACCTAAACAGGCTTTAAATAATGGTGTGGCTATGGTTCACCAAGAGCTTAACCAAGTTAGACAGAGAAATATACAGGATAATATATGGCTTGGTAAATATCCGACTAAGATGGGAGTTATTATTGATGAGAAGAAGATGTATGATGATACTAAAGCAATTTTTGATGATTTAGAAATACCTCTAGATCCTAGAACAAAAGTATCTACATTATCTGTATCAGAAATGCAAATGGTTGAAATAGCAAAGGCTGTTTCTTATAACTCAAAAATATTAGTATTAGATGAACCTACTAGCTCCCTCACAGAAAAAGAAGTAGCAAAATTATTTAAAATCATAAAAAAACTTCAAAGCAGAGGTGTAGGTATGATTTATATATCTCACAAAATGGAAGAAATACTTCAAATATCTGATGAAGTTACTATAATGAGAGACGGTAAATATGTTGCTACTACTCCGTCTAAAGAATTAACCACTGATATGATTATTAAGCAAATGGTAGGAAGAGATTTAACTAATCGTTTCCCAGAAAAAACAAATACGCCTGCTGAAAATATTTTAGAAATAAAAGATTTTACAGCATTTTATCAGCCTTCACTTAAGGATGTTAATTTCAATGTAAGAAAAGGAGAAGTATTTGGTATAGCTGGGCTTGTTGGTGCTAAAAGAACTGAAGTATTAGAAAGTATATTTGGTATGCGTACTTTATCTTCCGGACATGTTATAAAAATGGGTCAGGAAGTTAATAACTCCTCTACTAGAAGAGCTATAAAAAATGGTTTTGCTCTAGTTACGGAAGAGAGAAGACAGACTGGTATATTTAGTATGCTTTCTATTAATTTTAATTCTACTATAGCAAATATAGACCATTACAAAAATAAATTTGGATTTTTGGACAATAAAAAAATGCATGAAGATACTAAATGGGTTATAGACAGTATGCAGGTAAAGACCCCTTCTGAAAAAACAGCTATACAGTCATTATCAGGAGGAAATCAGCAGAAAGTTATTTTAGGAAGATGGCTTTTAAGCAAGCCTGATATATTAATGCTTGATGAACCTACAAGAGGTATTGATGTTGGTGCTAAATATGATATATACAGACTTATTATTGATTTAGCTACCGTTGGAAAAGCTGTAATAGTTGTAAGTTCAGAAATGCCGGAATTGCTTGGAATAACTGACAGAATCATGGTTATGAGTAATGGAAGAGTTGCTGGTATAGTTGAAACTAAAAATACTAATCAGGAAGAAATTATGGCATTGTCTGCTAAATATTTATAA
- the mglC gene encoding galactose/methyl galactoside ABC transporter permease MglC, producing MDTNKINIKTIKSFVLNNAIFAALLIIIIGIIIKDPSFFKLSNFLNIFAQASTRMIIAVGVGTLLVTQGNDLGAGRAVGLAAVVSASLLQSPSNPTRMYPDLPMLPVILPILLVMLILMVFGFLNGFIISKLYVTPFIATLGMQLILYGVTSTYFDRPPYGAQPIGGLDPRFSNLAQGGIKLGSYTISYLIIFAVIITAIMWVVWNKTKLGKNIFAVGGNPEAAAVSGVNIPLTLMIVYTMSGALYGIAGSLEVARVGSATNNLGNGYELDAIAACVVGGVSFSGGIGSILGIVSGVLIFQVINYGMTFVGISPYLQYIIKGAIIIAAVAVDTQKYLKKV from the coding sequence ATGGACACTAATAAAATAAACATTAAAACTATTAAATCATTTGTATTAAACAATGCTATATTTGCAGCATTACTTATAATAATTATAGGTATTATCATTAAAGACCCTAGTTTCTTCAAATTGAGTAATTTCTTAAATATATTTGCTCAGGCTTCTACTCGTATGATAATAGCTGTAGGAGTTGGTACTCTTCTTGTAACACAAGGTAATGACTTAGGAGCAGGAAGAGCTGTAGGACTTGCTGCAGTTGTAAGTGCTTCACTTTTACAATCTCCTTCTAACCCTACTAGAATGTATCCGGATTTACCTATGCTTCCGGTTATACTTCCTATACTTTTAGTTATGCTTATACTTATGGTATTTGGATTTTTAAATGGTTTTATCATTTCTAAACTTTATGTAACTCCATTTATTGCTACTTTAGGTATGCAGCTTATACTTTATGGTGTAACTAGTACTTATTTTGACAGACCTCCTTATGGTGCTCAGCCTATCGGAGGACTTGATCCTAGATTTAGTAATCTTGCTCAAGGCGGTATAAAATTAGGAAGTTATACTATATCATACCTAATCATATTTGCAGTCATTATAACCGCTATTATGTGGGTTGTTTGGAATAAAACTAAATTAGGTAAAAACATATTTGCTGTGGGAGGAAACCCTGAAGCTGCTGCTGTAAGCGGTGTTAATATTCCTCTTACTCTTATGATAGTTTATACTATGTCTGGTGCTTTATATGGTATAGCTGGTTCCTTAGAGGTTGCCCGTGTGGGTTCTGCTACTAACAATTTGGGTAATGGTTATGAACTTGATGCTATTGCGGCATGCGTTGTTGGAGGAGTTTCTTTCTCTGGAGGTATCGGATCTATTTTAGGTATAGTTTCCGGAGTTTTGATATTCCAAGTTATTAACTATGGTATGACATTCGTTGGTATTTCTCCATATCTTCAGTACATAATTAAAGGTGCTATCATCATCGCTGCTGTTGCTGTTGATACACAAAAATATTTGAAAAAAGTATGA
- a CDS encoding tetratricopeptide repeat protein — MKEYTKAIELKADYADAYYNRGLGFIQRGIKRL, encoded by the coding sequence ATAAAAGAATATACTAAGGCTATAGAATTAAAAGCGGATTATGCTGATGCTTATTATAACAGAGGGCTTGGGTTTATACAAAGAGGCATTAAAAGATTATGA
- a CDS encoding galactose ABC transporter substrate-binding protein, with product MKKSLIVMGALLIMSSIFAVSCGGNSSSSAASADGPTIGVTIYRYDDNFMSFYRRNIESRINGKANLIINDSQNNQAQQNDQVDVMIQKDAKALAINLVDPQAAQTIIDKAKAKNIPVIFFNKQPSAQAMASYDKTWYVGTTPEESGDMQGKIVVDTWKANPTWDRNGDGIIQYVLLKGEPGHPDAEARTSHVTLYITNNGLQVERLEPEQTAMWDTAKAKDIVDAWMQKHGDKIEYIFCNNDAMALGALQSVQALGYNKEGDTTKYIPIVGVDAIPEMINEIKKGTVAGSVLNDPVGQSQALVDITLNAAAGKDPLDGTTWTLDEVKAVRVPYVPITKNNVNVAEEAYK from the coding sequence ATGAAAAAATCACTTATCGTTATGGGAGCATTATTAATAATGTCTTCTATTTTTGCAGTATCATGCGGCGGCAATTCTTCTTCATCTGCAGCATCTGCTGATGGTCCTACTATAGGAGTAACAATATATCGTTATGATGATAACTTTATGTCTTTCTACAGAAGAAACATTGAAAGCAGAATCAATGGAAAAGCTAATTTAATAATCAATGACTCTCAAAATAACCAAGCTCAGCAAAATGACCAAGTTGATGTTATGATTCAAAAAGATGCAAAAGCATTAGCTATTAATTTGGTTGATCCTCAAGCAGCTCAAACTATTATAGATAAAGCTAAAGCTAAAAATATACCAGTTATTTTCTTCAACAAACAGCCTAGTGCTCAGGCTATGGCTAGCTATGATAAAACTTGGTATGTAGGTACTACTCCTGAAGAATCAGGCGATATGCAGGGAAAAATTGTTGTAGATACTTGGAAAGCTAATCCTACTTGGGATAGAAACGGCGACGGAATTATACAGTATGTATTATTAAAAGGAGAACCAGGTCACCCAGATGCTGAAGCTAGAACTAGTCATGTTACTTTATACATAACTAATAATGGTCTTCAAGTAGAAAGATTAGAACCAGAACAAACTGCTATGTGGGATACAGCAAAAGCTAAAGATATAGTAGATGCTTGGATGCAAAAACATGGCGATAAAATAGAATATATTTTCTGCAACAATGATGCTATGGCTTTAGGTGCTTTGCAGTCAGTACAAGCTTTAGGATATAACAAAGAAGGCGATACTACTAAATATATTCCTATAGTTGGTGTTGATGCTATTCCAGAAATGATTAATGAAATCAAAAAAGGAACTGTAGCAGGTTCAGTACTTAATGACCCAGTAGGTCAGTCTCAGGCTCTTGTAGACATTACTTTAAATGCTGCAGCTGGAAAAGATCCGTTAGACGGTACTACTTGGACTTTGGACGAAGTAAAAGCTGTTCGCGTTCCTTATGTTCCTATAACTAAAAATAATGTAAATGTTGCTGAAGAAGCATATAAATAA
- a CDS encoding galactose ABC transporter substrate-binding protein yields MEKRVLLLLIILASFIVISCSDKKTNNNFIGITIYRTDDPFANSLKNNIEKFISGRAKYIVNDSQNNQTTQNSQIDNYISKGAKVLVINLVDTQAAQDIVDKAKNSDTPIILFNKSPDPSVMNSYDKVWYVGTLSEEAVNIQGKIIADSWKANPSWDKNGDGKIQCVILEGEPGHADTKIRTENLISFIENSGIELEILDKKTAMWNRDRAKNIVDFWMSNHNDNEDSDTKIEYIFSNNDEMALGALKSVQGFGYNKGESNKFIPIVGIDAINETIKEIENGNIVGTVLNDSLTQAKAISDLAVNLFKNETLNPILGTIWTLDNTKSVRVHYKPITIEFSDEIN; encoded by the coding sequence ATGGAGAAAAGAGTTCTATTATTACTAATAATTTTAGCAAGTTTTATTGTAATTTCTTGCTCAGATAAGAAAACTAATAATAATTTTATAGGAATTACTATATATAGAACAGATGATCCATTTGCTAACAGTTTAAAGAATAATATAGAAAAATTCATATCAGGAAGAGCTAAATATATAGTAAATGATTCTCAAAACAATCAAACTACACAGAATAGTCAGATAGATAATTATATTTCAAAAGGTGCTAAAGTTTTAGTAATAAATTTGGTAGACACTCAGGCAGCACAGGATATAGTTGACAAAGCTAAAAACAGTGACACTCCTATAATATTGTTTAACAAATCCCCAGACCCTTCAGTTATGAATAGTTATGATAAAGTATGGTATGTAGGTACTTTAAGTGAAGAAGCAGTCAATATTCAGGGTAAAATTATTGCAGACAGCTGGAAAGCAAACCCATCTTGGGATAAAAACGGAGACGGTAAAATTCAATGTGTAATTCTTGAAGGAGAACCGGGGCATGCTGATACAAAAATCCGCACAGAAAACCTCATTTCATTTATTGAAAACAGCGGTATAGAATTAGAAATCTTAGATAAAAAAACGGCTATGTGGAATCGAGATAGAGCTAAAAATATTGTAGACTTTTGGATGTCCAATCATAATGATAATGAAGATTCTGATACAAAAATAGAGTATATATTTTCAAATAATGATGAAATGGCATTAGGAGCTTTAAAATCTGTGCAGGGATTTGGCTATAATAAAGGCGAATCTAATAAATTTATCCCAATAGTAGGAATAGATGCTATCAATGAAACTATTAAAGAAATAGAAAACGGCAATATAGTTGGTACAGTTCTCAATGATAGTTTAACTCAGGCAAAAGCAATTTCTGATTTAGCAGTAAACTTATTCAAAAATGAAACTTTAAATCCAATATTAGGTACTATTTGGACATTAGATAATACAAAATCTGTAAGAGTACATTACAAACCAATAACTATTGAATTTTCAGATGAAATCAACTAA
- a CDS encoding tetratricopeptide repeat protein: MATMTNFLFMQHVKESKNKLDNFQKELNKCVYEFNDFLNNIDAENYSDFDDFNDRAKTFNEELNKIISDKTYLIGSFTNIVDNKKEVDIDRLNNLTDYHDYNSKGIYKSANGEYAEAIKYYDEAIKLNPNMSDAYYNKAIAKTKLGLLKEAIEEYDKAIELRADYADAYYNRGLLKSDLVLLEEAIKDFDKALSIDPNLFDAYNNKGVLENELGLFKEAIKDFNKAIKISDNDAVIYNNRGNSKYNLELYEEAIKDYDKAIKLNPNYALAYNNRGNAKDNLGLYEEAIEDFDKAIKLKPDYADAYNNRGLTKENLGLYEEALKDYKKALKLDPNNEYAKENIKYLKEEYGLK, translated from the coding sequence ATGGCAACAATGACTAATTTTCTATTTATGCAACATGTAAAAGAATCTAAAAACAAATTAGACAATTTTCAAAAGGAATTAAATAAATGTGTATATGAATTTAATGATTTTTTAAATAATATTGATGCAGAAAACTATTCTGATTTCGATGATTTTAACGACCGAGCAAAAACTTTTAATGAAGAATTAAATAAAATAATTTCAGATAAAACATATCTTATAGGCAGTTTTACAAATATAGTTGACAATAAGAAAGAAGTTGATATTGATCGTTTAAACAATCTTACTGATTATCATGATTATAATTCTAAAGGTATTTATAAAAGTGCTAATGGAGAATATGCAGAAGCTATAAAATATTATGATGAGGCTATAAAGTTAAACCCTAATATGTCAGATGCTTATTATAACAAAGCTATTGCCAAAACTAAACTTGGACTTTTAAAAGAAGCTATAGAAGAATATGATAAGGCTATAGAGTTAAGAGCGGATTATGCAGACGCTTATTATAACAGAGGACTTCTTAAAAGCGATTTAGTACTTTTAGAAGAAGCTATAAAAGATTTTGACAAAGCTTTATCAATAGATCCTAATTTGTTTGATGCTTATAATAACAAAGGAGTATTAGAAAATGAACTTGGACTTTTTAAAGAAGCAATAAAAGATTTTAACAAAGCTATAAAAATATCAGATAATGATGCGGTTATTTACAACAACAGAGGTAATTCAAAATATAATTTAGAGCTTTATGAAGAAGCTATTAAAGATTATGATAAAGCTATAAAATTAAATCCTAATTATGCTCTTGCATATAATAATAGAGGTAATGCTAAAGATAATTTAGGACTTTATGAAGAAGCTATAGAAGATTTTGATAAGGCTATAAAATTAAAACCTGATTATGCAGATGCTTATAATAACAGAGGCCTTACTAAGGAAAATTTAGGTCTTTATGAAGAGGCTTTAAAAGATTATAAGAAGGCTTTAAAATTAGATCCTAATAATGAATATGCTAAAGAAAATATAAAATATCTTAAAGAAGAATATGGCTTGAAATGA